A genome region from Caloranaerobacter ferrireducens includes the following:
- a CDS encoding LacI family DNA-binding transcriptional regulator, whose product MKMSVSIKDVAKISGVSVATVSRVLNKSGYVSEETKKRVLEAIEKTGYKPNAIARSLKVKNTRTIGIMIPDISSHFFPEVVRGIEDIANLYNYNIILCNTDLDREKEEKYLDVLAEKQTDGIIFMSNTVTDTLAEKIKKTGIDVVLISTDYEDMPSVTINNMKASEDAVKYIIKKGYKKIAFIGGPMDDPNAGLPRFNGFVKALTEGGLLLNREYICEGDYRFKSGYKEAKKLFNLPDRPDAIFAASDEMALGVIKAAFEMKIRVPEDLGVVGFDDINISEMSFPSLTTIAQPLYDMGAIGMRLLTKILNKEKIDSYKITLEHKLIVRESC is encoded by the coding sequence ATGAAAATGAGTGTAAGTATAAAAGATGTAGCGAAAATATCAGGCGTTTCAGTAGCAACTGTTTCGAGAGTTTTAAATAAAAGTGGTTACGTGAGTGAAGAAACTAAAAAAAGAGTTTTAGAAGCAATAGAAAAGACAGGCTATAAACCAAATGCAATCGCTAGAAGTTTAAAAGTTAAAAATACTAGAACTATCGGTATAATGATACCAGATATCTCTAGTCATTTTTTTCCTGAGGTTGTTAGAGGGATAGAGGATATTGCAAATCTTTATAACTATAATATTATACTTTGTAATACTGATTTGGATAGAGAAAAAGAGGAAAAATATCTAGATGTTTTAGCAGAGAAACAGACTGATGGAATTATATTTATGAGCAATACGGTAACCGATACTTTAGCTGAAAAAATCAAAAAAACGGGAATTGATGTTGTTTTAATTTCTACTGATTATGAGGATATGCCATCAGTAACTATAAATAATATGAAAGCTTCAGAGGATGCAGTTAAATATATTATAAAAAAGGGATATAAAAAGATAGCCTTCATTGGTGGACCGATGGACGACCCAAATGCTGGTCTACCAAGATTTAATGGGTTTGTAAAAGCTCTTACAGAAGGTGGACTACTCCTAAATAGAGAGTATATATGTGAAGGTGATTATCGATTCAAGTCAGGCTATAAAGAAGCAAAAAAATTATTTAATTTACCTGATAGGCCTGATGCGATTTTTGCCGCTAGTGATGAAATGGCTTTAGGTGTTATAAAAGCAGCTTTTGAGATGAAAATAAGAGTGCCAGAAGATTTAGGTGTAGTAGGTTTTGATGATATCAATATATCTGAAATGTCATTTCCATCACTTACTACCATTGCACAGCCTTTATATGATATGGGGGCAATAGGGATGAGACTTTTAACAAAGATTTTAAATAAAGAGAAGATAGATTCTTATAAAATAACGTTGGAGCATAAACTTATAGTTAGAGAAAGCTGCTGA
- a CDS encoding glycoside hydrolase family 65 protein has product MEKKLWLIEQNYYDVKDSPKYETIFTLANGYRGLRGWLEFSKYGFCGNFIAGVFDKAQAQVTEIVNAQNPLVFNLYIDDELIDIDRSEILYFKRYLDMKNGILYTDVEIKTPKGKITKIFSRRFVSRNNVHRWGAEYKITPVNYSGKIFVENIIDATVTNGNYHPADKAKHIRVKESYDFNPGIALETCTIDKHITIIEGTAIKVLDESALRNRKYGVFGEIVRELLELRVEEGKEYTLQKFGVTYTSRDTDDALKDILACELKSFYEQGLQNEIRAHIKAWQEIWDKIDIEIKGDDLAQLGIRFNIFQLSSSAYDQDDRVSIAAKALHGEGYKGHVFWDTEIFMLPFFIYTQPEIARNLLMYRYNTLDGARRNAKLNDYEGAQFPWESADDGLEVTPKWGMDYDGNPVRIWTGDEEFHINSDIAFGIWEYYRATRDKDFLINYGIETLLETSKFWKSRVEYNEEKDRYEINRVIGPDEFHEHVNNNFYTNYLAKWNIEKTLELAEWLKREDNKVYNDLLNKLDIKEEDFKEWKIIKDKIYIPYSEDGKLIEQFEGYFDLKDIKITEHDENGMPLWPDLQGYKLGQTQLIKQPDVVMLMLLLGDEFDLETRRINYEYYEKRTMHKSSLSPSMYSIMGLTVGDTHNAYKYFMKTILTDLEDNQGNAEFGLHAASTGGSWQSVVFGFGGLHVDKEHHLCLNPWIPEHWDELTFNITWQDAKVKIVVTQTEVRVVSTKDIDVRIYDEKLKVNKNKELVYRK; this is encoded by the coding sequence ATGGAGAAAAAACTGTGGCTTATCGAACAGAATTATTATGATGTGAAAGATAGTCCGAAATACGAAACTATATTTACATTAGCAAATGGTTACAGGGGACTCAGAGGTTGGTTAGAGTTTTCTAAATATGGTTTTTGTGGTAATTTTATTGCAGGAGTATTTGATAAAGCTCAAGCTCAAGTTACTGAAATTGTTAATGCTCAAAATCCTTTAGTTTTTAATTTATATATTGATGATGAGTTAATTGACATTGACAGAAGTGAAATTTTATATTTTAAAAGATATTTAGACATGAAGAATGGGATACTATATACTGATGTAGAAATAAAAACACCGAAAGGAAAAATTACTAAAATATTTTCAAGACGATTTGTAAGTAGAAATAATGTACATAGATGGGGTGCTGAATATAAAATAACACCTGTAAACTATTCAGGTAAAATTTTTGTTGAGAATATAATTGATGCTACTGTAACTAACGGTAATTATCATCCAGCTGATAAAGCTAAACATATTAGAGTTAAAGAAAGCTATGATTTTAATCCAGGTATAGCTTTGGAAACTTGCACTATTGATAAGCACATAACTATAATAGAGGGAACAGCTATTAAAGTTTTAGACGAGTCAGCTTTAAGAAATAGAAAGTATGGAGTTTTTGGTGAAATAGTTAGAGAACTTTTAGAGTTAAGAGTAGAAGAAGGGAAAGAGTATACATTACAAAAATTTGGTGTAACATATACATCAAGAGATACAGATGATGCTCTTAAAGATATTTTAGCATGTGAATTAAAAAGCTTTTATGAACAGGGATTACAAAATGAAATAAGAGCTCATATTAAAGCTTGGCAAGAGATTTGGGATAAGATTGATATTGAAATAAAAGGAGATGACCTAGCTCAATTAGGTATAAGATTTAACATATTTCAATTATCTTCATCAGCGTATGACCAAGATGATAGAGTAAGTATTGCAGCTAAAGCACTGCATGGGGAAGGTTATAAAGGACATGTTTTTTGGGACACAGAGATTTTTATGCTTCCATTTTTTATATATACTCAACCTGAAATTGCACGAAATTTATTAATGTATAGATACAATACTCTAGATGGGGCTAGGAGAAATGCAAAGCTTAACGATTACGAAGGAGCTCAATTCCCATGGGAGTCAGCTGATGATGGTTTAGAAGTAACACCTAAGTGGGGAATGGATTATGATGGTAATCCGGTAAGAATATGGACTGGTGATGAAGAGTTCCATATCAACTCAGATATTGCATTCGGTATTTGGGAATATTACAGAGCTACAAGAGATAAAGACTTTCTAATAAATTATGGTATAGAAACACTTCTTGAAACATCTAAATTTTGGAAAAGCAGAGTAGAGTATAATGAGGAAAAGGATAGATATGAAATAAATAGAGTAATAGGCCCAGATGAATTTCATGAACACGTGAATAATAATTTTTATACAAACTATTTAGCTAAATGGAACATTGAAAAGACATTAGAGCTTGCTGAATGGTTAAAAAGAGAAGATAATAAGGTTTATAACGATTTACTTAATAAATTAGATATTAAGGAAGAAGATTTTAAAGAATGGAAAATAATAAAGGATAAGATTTATATACCATATTCAGAAGATGGGAAGCTAATCGAACAGTTTGAAGGATATTTTGATTTAAAAGATATAAAAATTACAGAACATGACGAAAATGGTATGCCTTTATGGCCAGATTTACAAGGTTATAAACTAGGACAAACTCAATTAATTAAGCAGCCAGATGTTGTTATGTTGATGCTCTTGTTAGGTGACGAATTTGACTTAGAAACAAGAAGAATTAACTATGAATACTACGAAAAAAGAACAATGCATAAGTCCTCATTGAGTCCATCAATGTATTCGATAATGGGACTTACAGTAGGGGATACACACAATGCTTATAAGTATTTTATGAAAACTATATTAACAGATTTAGAAGATAATCAAGGCAATGCTGAGTTTGGATTGCATGCTGCATCTACTGGTGGTTCTTGGCAAAGTGTAGTGTTTGGCTTTGGAGGATTACATGTAGATAAAGAACATCACCTTTGCCTAAATCCGTGGATACCAGAACATTGGGACGAATTAACTTTTAATATTACTTGGCAAGATGCTAAAGTGAAAATTGTAGTTACTCAGACTGAAGTTAGAGTAGTAAGCACAAAAGATATTGATGTTAGAATATATGATGAGAAATTGAAAGTTAATAAAAACAAAGAGTTGGTATATAGAAAATAA
- a CDS encoding carbohydrate ABC transporter permease, whose translation MRQFFLSIPKSVEEAAIIDGLSRFGVFFRIVLPMAKPVLSTQFILMFTGNWNSFLWPSLLATRDNMYTLPVGLNSFYGQYFQFWDQVLAGVMILSVPAIIIFLISQRNFIKGISTTGMKG comes from the coding sequence ATGAGACAATTTTTCTTAAGTATACCGAAGTCTGTTGAAGAAGCAGCTATTATAGATGGTCTTAGTAGGTTTGGAGTATTTTTTAGAATAGTGCTACCAATGGCTAAACCTGTACTTTCTACACAATTTATACTAATGTTTACAGGCAATTGGAATAGCTTTTTGTGGCCAAGTTTATTAGCTACTAGAGATAATATGTATACGCTACCAGTTGGTTTAAACTCTTTTTATGGACAGTATTTTCAATTTTGGGACCAAGTATTAGCTGGAGTTATGATACTTTCAGTGCCTGCAATAATCATTTTTTTGATTTCCCAAAGAAATTTTATAAAAGGGATTTCAACTACAGGGATGAAAGGTTAA